One segment of Herbaspirillum hiltneri N3 DNA contains the following:
- a CDS encoding acyltransferase family protein yields MTAGALASARPSFDYIPGLDGLRACAVLLVLVAHMGFSTSIPGGFGVTVFFFISGTLITRLLLAEHAQNGSIAVGRFYVRRLFRLYPALLVAVALGALVFTLAGGIMSWGKVFASLFYYANYYGIFVHFGQGRDGFDPFSILWSLAVEEQYYLVFPFVCVALLAGAASLRRFAWVLAASVALVLIWRVIVHHSGGSSDYIYMATDTRIDSILYGAWLALILANDTQKHWRRFSSSHVVQAVCLLLLLVCFTLRHPGFRDTLRYSLQGLALMPLVTAICFTDKLAPLTRLLESKPARRVGNWSYSLYLYHPIAIVIAEICWGPGSLGPQRIGWQTFPWFAATAVLLSFALAVASYNFVEKPFLRWRRRFGAHVVAN; encoded by the coding sequence ATGACCGCCGGCGCGCTTGCCAGTGCACGACCTTCGTTCGACTACATTCCGGGACTCGACGGCCTGCGCGCCTGCGCGGTGCTACTGGTGCTGGTGGCGCACATGGGTTTCAGCACCAGTATTCCGGGCGGCTTCGGCGTCACGGTATTCTTCTTCATCAGCGGCACGCTGATCACGCGCCTGCTGCTGGCCGAGCACGCCCAGAACGGTAGTATCGCGGTCGGACGTTTCTATGTACGCCGGCTGTTCCGCCTGTATCCGGCGTTGCTGGTCGCGGTGGCTTTGGGCGCGCTGGTGTTCACCCTCGCCGGTGGGATCATGAGCTGGGGCAAGGTCTTCGCGTCGCTGTTCTATTACGCCAACTACTACGGCATCTTTGTGCATTTCGGCCAGGGACGCGACGGCTTCGATCCGTTCAGCATCCTGTGGTCGCTGGCGGTGGAAGAACAGTATTACCTGGTCTTCCCCTTCGTCTGCGTGGCGTTGCTGGCCGGCGCCGCGAGCCTGCGACGGTTTGCCTGGGTGCTGGCGGCCAGCGTGGCGCTGGTGTTGATATGGCGCGTGATCGTGCATCACAGCGGCGGCAGCAGCGATTACATCTACATGGCCACGGACACGCGCATCGACTCCATCCTGTATGGCGCCTGGCTGGCATTGATCCTCGCCAACGACACGCAAAAACACTGGCGGCGCTTTTCGTCCAGCCACGTGGTCCAGGCAGTTTGTCTGCTGTTGCTGCTGGTGTGCTTCACGCTGCGCCATCCGGGCTTTCGCGACACGCTGCGCTACTCGCTGCAAGGACTGGCGCTGATGCCGCTGGTGACCGCGATCTGTTTCACCGACAAGCTGGCGCCGCTGACGCGCCTGCTGGAAAGCAAACCGGCGCGGCGCGTGGGCAACTGGTCGTATTCGCTCTACCTCTACCATCCAATCGCCATCGTGATCGCCGAGATCTGCTGGGGCCCGGGCAGCCTCGGCCCCCAACGCATCGGCTGGCAAACCTTCCCTTGGTTCGCCGCGACCGCAGTGCTGCTATCATTTGCACTGGCCGTTGCGTCCTATAACTTTGTCGAAAAGCCCTTCCTGCGCTGGCGTCGCCGTTTCGGCGCGCATGTGGTCGCGAACTAG
- a CDS encoding polysaccharide deacetylase family protein, with amino-acid sequence MPDSASKLALRISRRLAQHAFKEILPLRADVGVVSFTFDDVPASACVAGAQALERHGARGTFYVAGGLTDALEEGKPCHSREQLRTLLAAGHELGCHSYSHIRCDTLTAAELEQELDRNAAFLAELGVDPLTLNFAYPFGAYAYNAKRICSKRFRSSRITGGGTHEDYADLNALKTHRLYDVHVDAENYDTLLQRTVRRKGWLIVNTHDVEDPPSRYGFTPERLEQAVAAALAAGCKVLPVNAAIDYLLQYAAPADA; translated from the coding sequence ATGCCCGATTCCGCTTCCAAACTCGCCCTGCGCATCAGTCGACGACTGGCGCAGCATGCGTTCAAGGAAATACTGCCGCTGCGCGCCGATGTCGGCGTGGTCAGCTTCACCTTCGACGACGTACCCGCATCAGCGTGCGTGGCCGGCGCCCAGGCGCTTGAGCGGCACGGTGCGCGCGGCACCTTTTACGTCGCCGGCGGCCTCACCGATGCGCTCGAGGAAGGCAAACCCTGCCACTCGCGCGAACAGCTCCGCACCTTGCTGGCTGCCGGCCACGAACTCGGCTGCCACAGCTACTCGCACATCCGCTGCGACACGCTGACCGCTGCGGAACTGGAGCAGGAACTGGACCGCAATGCCGCCTTCCTGGCAGAACTGGGCGTTGATCCGCTCACCCTGAATTTCGCCTATCCGTTCGGCGCCTATGCCTACAACGCCAAACGCATCTGCAGCAAGCGCTTCCGCTCCAGCCGCATTACCGGTGGCGGTACGCATGAAGACTACGCCGACCTGAATGCGCTGAAAACGCATCGCCTCTACGACGTGCACGTCGACGCCGAGAATTACGACACGCTGCTGCAGCGTACGGTGCGCCGCAAGGGTTGGCTGATTGTGAATACGCATGATGTGGAAGATCCGCCGAGCCGCTACGGCTTCACGCCCGAGCGGCTCGAACAGGCGGTCGCGGCGGCGCTGGCAGCCGGCTGCAAGGTGTTGCCGGTGAATGCTGCTATCGACTATCTGCTGCAGTACGCTGCCCCCGCAGACGCCTGA
- a CDS encoding GNAT family N-acetyltransferase — MKALSRHLLSELAPDIAGRFADGVAIRIHTSFEQAEQRWRAAQDTCACYGFQAYDWLATWHRTLGKRQGWEVLLVELTDADDRTLMLLPLGRRRQYGLRVAGFLGGEVTDYNAPLLRADADLSAFSMLWPVIMRLLGGVDVFRARRMPQHVEGVANPVAALAGMQHTEQAHVATLTAGFEEFQKQRSAKVFADTRRQLRRLGELGTVQLLIDASPPQRAQVVEAMARQKARRWHETGSRDLFAEEGYLAFYQDLAAQGLGGGAVVVSALYVNEHLVATHWGIRYGKRFYWLMPGYEDGEWGRYSVGRVLLDAVVRDCIAQGLALFDLTVGDEAYKQQWADHILPLYAGQQGHSLRGKLAVTLDRTYRRLRERARANETLRKLVRRLRGQRTAADSR, encoded by the coding sequence ATGAAAGCCTTATCCCGACACTTGCTTAGCGAGCTGGCCCCGGACATTGCCGGGCGTTTTGCCGACGGCGTCGCCATCCGCATCCATACGTCCTTCGAACAGGCCGAACAACGCTGGCGCGCCGCGCAGGATACGTGTGCGTGTTACGGCTTCCAGGCCTATGACTGGCTCGCGACCTGGCATAGAACGCTGGGCAAGCGGCAGGGCTGGGAAGTCCTGCTGGTCGAACTGACCGATGCCGATGATCGCACCCTGATGCTGCTGCCGCTGGGGCGGCGGCGCCAATACGGCCTGCGCGTTGCGGGCTTTTTGGGCGGCGAAGTGACCGACTACAACGCACCGCTGCTGCGCGCCGATGCCGATCTCTCGGCTTTTTCCATGTTGTGGCCGGTGATCATGCGGCTGCTCGGCGGCGTCGACGTGTTTCGCGCGCGCCGCATGCCGCAGCACGTCGAAGGCGTGGCCAATCCTGTGGCGGCGCTGGCGGGCATGCAGCACACCGAACAAGCCCACGTGGCGACGCTCACGGCCGGTTTCGAGGAATTCCAGAAACAGCGCAGCGCCAAGGTGTTCGCCGATACGCGCCGGCAATTGCGGCGGCTGGGCGAGCTCGGTACGGTGCAATTGCTGATCGATGCGTCGCCGCCGCAGCGCGCGCAAGTGGTGGAGGCCATGGCGCGCCAAAAGGCGCGGCGCTGGCATGAGACCGGCAGTCGCGACTTGTTCGCGGAGGAGGGCTATCTGGCCTTCTATCAGGATCTCGCCGCGCAGGGACTGGGCGGCGGCGCGGTGGTGGTGTCGGCGCTGTACGTCAATGAACATCTGGTCGCCACGCATTGGGGGATCCGCTACGGCAAGCGCTTCTACTGGCTGATGCCGGGGTATGAAGACGGCGAGTGGGGGCGTTATTCGGTGGGACGCGTTTTGCTCGACGCGGTGGTGCGCGATTGCATCGCCCAGGGCCTGGCGCTGTTCGATCTCACGGTCGGCGACGAAGCCTACAAACAGCAATGGGCCGACCACATCCTGCCGCTGTATGCCGGCCAGCAAGGCCACAGTCTGCGCGGCAAGCTGGCGGTAACGCTGGACCGGACCTACCGCCGCCTGCGCGAACGGGCGCGCGCCAACGAGACCTTGCGCAAGCTGGTCAGGCGTCTGCGGGGGCAGCGTACTGCAGCAGATAGTCGATAG
- a CDS encoding undecaprenyl-phosphate glucose phosphotransferase gives MSFYSDKRNHHTTLLGLAIGAAYALTIILTLEICVAIYQWADFATFNFVAVVAGVTGFIVFSDLRRYAVDNAALMVHRFGTIVRLWIGTFFVVVLALYLTKTGTEFSRVVMTLWLVVTPFTLTLTSLGCRWWALRMYTAKGERRTAIFVGFSEDAQRLAESFQTSKMLGITPMGFFDNRQGTQRVGSELPRLGSLMEAIEWIERNPVDVVFVGLVHARTSDIAPVVDALHDSVASVYFVPDSKLFGLGHMQYAEMAGTPVLVAYETPFIGITRLLKRFVDVIMSFLILLLLSPALLAIAIGVKLSSPGPVVFRQMRYGVGGQKIVVSKFRSMRNDPLPRTGEIKQATVGDARVTPFGRFLRKTSLDELPQFFNVLEGSMSIVGPRPHAVQHNELYRKQVKGYMLRHKVKPGITGWAQVNGLRGETDTLDKMQRRIEYDLYYIRNWSLGLDFKIILRTVLVVFKDRNAY, from the coding sequence TTGAGCTTTTATTCCGACAAGCGCAACCACCACACTACCTTGCTCGGGTTGGCCATCGGCGCAGCCTATGCGTTGACGATCATCCTGACGCTGGAAATCTGCGTCGCGATTTATCAATGGGCGGACTTCGCCACCTTCAATTTCGTCGCCGTCGTCGCCGGCGTGACCGGTTTCATCGTCTTCAGCGACTTGCGCCGCTATGCCGTCGACAATGCCGCGCTCATGGTGCATCGCTTCGGCACCATCGTGAGGCTGTGGATCGGCACCTTCTTCGTGGTGGTGCTGGCGTTGTACCTGACCAAGACCGGCACCGAGTTTTCGCGGGTGGTGATGACGCTGTGGCTGGTCGTTACGCCATTCACGCTGACGCTGACCTCGCTGGGTTGCCGCTGGTGGGCCTTGCGCATGTACACCGCCAAGGGCGAACGCCGTACGGCGATCTTTGTCGGCTTCAGCGAGGATGCGCAGCGCCTGGCGGAGTCGTTCCAGACCTCAAAAATGCTGGGCATCACGCCGATGGGATTCTTCGACAATCGCCAAGGTACGCAGCGTGTCGGATCCGAGCTGCCTCGCCTGGGCAGCCTGATGGAAGCGATCGAATGGATCGAGCGCAATCCGGTGGACGTCGTGTTCGTCGGCCTGGTGCATGCGCGCACCAGCGACATCGCACCGGTGGTGGATGCACTGCATGATTCGGTGGCGTCGGTGTATTTCGTGCCGGATTCCAAACTGTTCGGGCTGGGTCATATGCAATACGCCGAGATGGCAGGCACGCCGGTGCTGGTGGCCTATGAGACGCCATTCATCGGCATCACGCGCCTGCTCAAGCGCTTCGTCGACGTCATCATGTCGTTCCTGATCCTGCTGCTGCTGAGCCCGGCCCTGCTGGCCATCGCCATCGGGGTCAAGCTGTCGTCGCCGGGGCCGGTGGTGTTCCGCCAGATGCGCTACGGCGTCGGCGGGCAGAAGATTGTGGTGTCGAAATTCCGTTCCATGCGCAACGATCCCTTGCCACGAACCGGCGAAATCAAACAGGCGACGGTCGGCGATGCGCGCGTGACGCCGTTCGGACGTTTCCTGCGCAAGACCTCGCTCGATGAACTGCCGCAATTCTTCAATGTCCTGGAAGGCTCGATGAGCATCGTCGGACCGCGCCCGCATGCGGTCCAGCATAACGAGCTGTATCGCAAGCAGGTCAAGGGTTACATGCTGCGCCACAAGGTCAAGCCCGGCATCACCGGCTGGGCCCAGGTCAACGGCCTGCGCGGCGAGACCGACACGCTCGACAAGATGCAGCGCCGCATTGAATACGACCTGTACTACATCCGCAACTGGTCGCTCGGGCTCGACTTCAAAATCATTTTGCGCACGGTGCTGGTGGTCTTCAAAGACCGCAACGCCTACTAG
- a CDS encoding WecB/TagA/CpsF family glycosyltransferase — translation MTKQTAFPTSSLFGLDICAASFTGAAAQLMQLAGRREGPPAIVVTPNVDHVVRLDADAQFRRLYVQADYIFADGMPLVWASRHSATPLPERVTGSDLFVQLARTAATQQLPVFVIGGMPGQEAMLTDAFERVYPGLQVELYCPSMQFDPTGTEGLEALRRVNAMRPGIVFVCLGMPKQERWAFAHKDDMQAGVVMCVGAAMEFALGFKSRAPLWMQKIGMEWFWRLASEPRRLWRRYIVQGSKFAGLLQREWGQQKQQRTINDNQKTGSGH, via the coding sequence ATGACAAAACAAACCGCATTTCCGACGTCTTCTCTGTTCGGACTCGATATCTGCGCTGCGAGTTTCACCGGCGCCGCTGCACAATTGATGCAACTGGCCGGCCGCCGCGAGGGACCGCCGGCGATCGTGGTGACGCCCAACGTCGATCATGTGGTGCGGCTCGACGCCGATGCGCAGTTTCGCCGGCTGTATGTGCAAGCCGATTACATTTTTGCCGACGGCATGCCCTTGGTCTGGGCCAGCCGCCACAGCGCGACGCCGTTGCCCGAACGGGTGACCGGCTCCGATCTGTTCGTACAGCTTGCGCGCACGGCGGCAACGCAGCAATTGCCCGTCTTCGTGATCGGCGGCATGCCGGGTCAGGAAGCCATGCTGACCGACGCGTTCGAACGCGTGTATCCGGGTTTGCAAGTGGAGTTGTATTGCCCGTCCATGCAATTCGACCCCACCGGCACCGAAGGACTTGAAGCGCTGCGGCGCGTGAACGCGATGCGGCCCGGCATCGTGTTCGTGTGCCTCGGCATGCCCAAGCAGGAGCGTTGGGCATTCGCCCACAAGGACGACATGCAGGCCGGCGTCGTCATGTGCGTCGGCGCGGCGATGGAGTTTGCGCTCGGCTTCAAGTCGCGCGCGCCGCTCTGGATGCAGAAAATCGGCATGGAGTGGTTCTGGCGCCTGGCCTCGGAGCCGCGCCGCCTGTGGCGCCGCTACATCGTGCAGGGCTCGAAGTTCGCCGGACTGCTGCAGCGCGAGTGGGGGCAGCAAAAGCAGCAGCGTACAATCAATGACAACCAGAAGACAGGGAGCGGCCATTGA
- a CDS encoding glycosyltransferase, which yields MQDAQQQAKKQAQKQPLEPVEAPPATDPRVVPLVIISPVRDESQYLRLTMDSMVAQTFRPLEWILVDDGSADATPDIVREYAEKYPFIRLVPRQNRGFRKLGGGVIAAFNFGVEHIRHKDYQYIAKLDGDMSFGPHYLEHMFQKLDEDPKLAAVSGKVYRHEDGQFIEESHIDEQVAGQFKLYKRTAFEDIGGFVQHLSWDGIDVHTAWMKGWKTFCYYDPKAWLWHHRIMGSSDKHIYEGRLRWGRGNWYMGYHPLYAIATGINRMREKPVIIGGLLMIFSYFWSGLRRLPRYENLEFRRYLRQWQMARLKHHFFGKK from the coding sequence ATGCAGGACGCTCAGCAACAGGCCAAAAAGCAGGCTCAAAAACAGCCCCTGGAGCCGGTGGAAGCGCCTCCAGCGACTGATCCGCGCGTCGTGCCGCTGGTCATCATCTCGCCGGTGCGCGACGAGTCGCAATACCTGCGCCTGACGATGGACTCGATGGTGGCGCAGACGTTCCGGCCGCTGGAATGGATCCTGGTGGATGACGGCTCGGCCGACGCCACCCCGGACATCGTGCGCGAATACGCCGAAAAATATCCCTTCATCCGCCTCGTGCCGCGCCAGAACCGCGGCTTCCGCAAGCTGGGCGGCGGCGTCATCGCCGCCTTCAATTTCGGCGTCGAGCACATCCGGCACAAGGATTACCAGTACATCGCCAAGCTCGATGGAGACATGTCCTTCGGCCCGCACTACCTGGAACACATGTTCCAGAAGCTCGATGAGGATCCCAAGCTGGCGGCCGTGTCCGGCAAGGTGTATCGCCACGAGGACGGCCAGTTCATCGAAGAAAGCCATATTGACGAGCAGGTGGCCGGCCAGTTCAAGCTGTACAAGCGCACCGCGTTCGAAGACATCGGCGGCTTCGTCCAGCATCTGTCGTGGGATGGCATCGACGTCCATACGGCGTGGATGAAGGGCTGGAAGACGTTCTGCTACTACGATCCCAAGGCCTGGCTGTGGCACCACCGCATCATGGGTTCGTCCGATAAGCACATCTACGAAGGCCGTCTGCGCTGGGGCCGGGGCAATTGGTACATGGGCTACCATCCGCTGTACGCGATCGCCACCGGCATCAACCGCATGCGCGAAAAGCCGGTGATCATCGGCGGCTTGCTGATGATCTTCAGCTATTTCTGGTCCGGCCTGCGCCGCCTGCCGCGCTATGAAAATCTCGAATTCCGGCGCTATCTGCGCCAATGGCAGATGGCGCGCCTGAAGCACCACTTCTTCGGCAAGAAATGA